The following are encoded in a window of Pyrenophora tritici-repentis strain M4 chromosome 6, whole genome shotgun sequence genomic DNA:
- a CDS encoding UBN2 multi-domain protein, which translates to MAVEKEEWKIPQLTAENHDTWFRRNKVKLKGKKVFYVCEKNLVQHCQIAIAGELTEAMEELEIAEADKHTKIRVNIEKRDKYLEDEATAIDLLFRSLTEDDQALIDEYDTAFQFWAYLQKKYTQTDATTANIYMTRIQTFTFNPGNTIVGSWEKLKEYRRKLVAADADTNGAYKDSALLLVLIRSLPKEFKTTIDTLNAQLNLTVEQKLKFLEEKEVRDQQDADEKALPAFRKTEKYVPPYKRRNHKSSPLSSDSESGTKFMVQCFLCDGAHGVRDCPRRERARKLLKEYDAKKSSKPPIKTLKQRNSHKKTGKAYGAEEVNSESDELSETSDSEPEEIETCRLSKDIVGKASPSTWAADTGASSHMSDQPSLFRRMIKIKRRLVRVGGGELYADWKGEAQVVCKDGSSTWLSEVLLVPNLGVNLLSGRRICAAGLKGRFNSHVLCFKLGKEIIIKATMDDGLYVVSHIADGYHETAFLGTEPHTPVKSELKVNEKERYLLYHRRFAHLGPTKIAKLHEVTTLQKKIQVPEKIEICEVCSLTKMKNSIPKQLREHKATKLALVQFDIAGPFPTSLRGNRWFLQIIDSYTRKNWVIPLKKKGDAQRELRIWKTFVEHQTGEKVKAAGTDNAPELLQQAEEWRVTQGVEIQPTTIASSHQNGPAERNIQTAEADMRAMLKDAGLPIEFWDEAVEADAYLRNRTNTGPMINGKQVSPEEAFTGTKPSIDHIRVWGSKCYSYINPKTIPADQRHDKLVDRGRIGVFMGYSETTNKQFKFYSPELGYTSRTSRLSVDEYTPGGKVELRLRNIPAGPQGTQNTMPDRKPRGRPRKDLELSPAERMEPTPTERMEPSPAEPMEPSPTEPMEPSPAEPMEPSPAEPIEPVSENLMEPSSAELTHEPVKRHRGRPRRLTTIPPTAPSDERVPNLVNEEGPEEPCTQSVREKEIPRYFTRQAKRKRSNEEIVEDERFSKIVKAMLAQVGLTEEQTRLSEKAFAATEIAGIQIPQTHEQAINDPKYGKQWKAAILEEIIALIENRTWEEVPKPKDANMVDSKWVFTVKTNLDGTVERFKARLVARGFTQAHGTDYNETFAPTVRMDTLRLFMATVAAENLECFHFDIKNAFTESHLKEEIFLKQPQGVEVKKGYVLRVLRSLYGLKQAARDWNLLIKKELLAWGFVQSLADPCMFIHKEKQLRILVYVDDIAAAAKDRAQIDWFYEKLSGRFNTKNLGEIHKILGVRVTRDRKRRTIYLDQEQYLHAVLDKFGMSSKQHRDKKIPSADYTSFRPATDNDTRIDITEYQQVIGSLMFAMVLTRPDIAFTLGKLSQYMSDPAEHHGHALKNLLRYLRSTVTLKLRYGPGEYTRNLSSTLMLTGQATW; encoded by the coding sequence atggctgtagagaaggaagaatggaagattccccaacttacagctgaaaaccacgatacttggttccgccgaaacaaggtcaagcttaaggggaagaaagtcttctatgtctgcgagaaaaaCCTGGTACAGCACTGCCAAATAGCAATAGCCGGTGAACTaacggaggctatggaagagttggaaattgctgaagcagacaagcatactaagatccgcgtcaacattgaaaaaagagacaagtacctagaagatgaagccactgcaatcgatctcttgtttcggtcgcttactgaagatgaccaagcccttattgacgaatacgacactgccttccagttctgggcctacctacaaaagaagtacacccaaactgacgccacaaccgccaacatttacatgaccagaattcaaacgttcacattCAATCCTGGGAACACAattgttggatcatgggaaaagctaaaggaataccgacgcaaactcgtagcagcagacgctgacaccaacggagcttacaaggactctgcactactactcgttcttattagatcactcccgaaagaatttaagactacgattgacaccttaaacgcccaacttaaccttacggttgaacagaaacttaagtttctggaagagaaggaggttcgagaccagcaagacgccgacgaaaaagctctcccagcattccggaagacggagaagtatgttccgccttacaagcgccgaaatcacaagagctcaccactatcgtctgactccgaatctggtaCTAAGTTTATggtccaatgcttcctttgtgacggagcccatggcgtacgagactgtccaagacgtgagagagctcgaaagctccttaaggaatacgacgctaagaaatcatctaagcCGCCTATTAAGACACTCAAGCAAAGGAATTCTCACAAAAagactggcaaagcatatggagccgaagaagtcaattcagagtcagatgaattatccgagacctcagactctgaacccgaggaaattgagacatgccgtctctcaaaagacattgtcggtaaggcctctccatctacttgggctgccgacactggcgcctcctcccacatgtctgaccaaccctcattgtttagacgaatgatcaagatcaagcgaagactagttcgggttggagggggagaattatatgcagactggaaaggagaagctcaagtggtgtgtaaagacggatcgtcgacatggttgtcagaagtactgcttgtacctaaccttggagtcaatttgttatcagggagaagaatttgcgcagcaggcctgaagggtcgtttcaattcacacgtactatgcttcaaactaggaaaggagatcattattaaagcaactatggacgacggcctctacgtagtgtcacacattgccgatggataccacgagacagcattcctaggcacggaaccccatacaccagttaagagcgagcttaaggttaatgaaaaggagagatacctgctgtatcacagacgtttcgcacacctaggacctacaaagattgccaaactccacgaagttacaactctccagaagaagattcaagttccagagaagattgaaatctgcgaagtgtgttccctgacaaagatgaagaacagcatccctaagcagctaagagagcacaaggccacgaagctagccttagtacagtttgacattgctggaccctttccaacatctctacgaggaaacaggtggttcctccaaattattgatagctacacgcggaaaaactgggttatcccgctgaagaaaaagggagacgcacaacgggaactccgaatctggaagacctttgtagaacatcaaactggcgagaaagtcaaagctgctggaaccgacaatgcaccagaacttctacagcaagctgaggaatggagagttacacaaggcgtggaaattcagcctacaacaattgcttcctcacaccagaatggaccagccgagcgaaacatccaaactgctgaagctgatatgagagcaatgttgaaagacgctggtttaccaattgagttttgggatgaagctgtcgaagcagacgcatacctacgcaaccgtacaaacacaggacctatgatcaatggaaagcaagtcagtcctgaagaggcattcacaggaacgaaaccatccattgaccacatccgtgtatgggggagcaaatgctattcgtacatcaaccctaaaacgattccagcagaccaacgacatgacaagctcgtggaccgtggcagaattggagtatttatgggatattctgagacaacaaataagcagttcaagttctattcgccagagcttggatacacctcaaggacaagccgattgtcagtggacgaatacacccctggagggaaagttgaactacgactgcgaaacataccagctggaccacaaggaacgcagaatacgatgccagaccgaaaaccaagaggaagacctaggaaggatctAGAATTATCTCCtgccgaacgaatggaaccaactcctaccgaacgaatggaaccatctcctgcagaaccaatggaaccatctcctaccgaaccaatggaaccatctcctgcagaaccaatggaaccatctcctgcagaaccaatagaaccagtttccgagaacctaatggaaccatcttcggcagagctaactcatgaaccagtgaagcgtcacagaggaagaccaaggaggctaactactattcctcctactgcaccatctgatgagcgggttcctaatcttgtgaacgaagaggggcccgaagaaccgtgtacccagtctgtacgagaaaaggagattccacgatacttcactagacaagccaaacggaagaggtctaacgaagagattgttgaggacgagagatttagcaagatcgttaaagctatgctagcccaagttggccttacagaagagcaaacacgactatctgagaaggctttcgcagcaaccgagatcgcaggaatccagatcccccagacacacgagcaagctatcaacgacccaaagtatggaaagcaatggaaagcagcaatacttgaagagataatcgcgttaatagagaatcgaacctgggaggaagttccaaagccaaaagacgcgaacatggttgattcaaagtgggtttttacagtcaaaacgaatctcgacgggactgttgagaggtttaaggcacgccttgtggcaagaggttttacgcaagcacacggaacagactacaacgagacttttgccccgacagtccgcatggacaccttacgtctgtttatggccactgtcgcagcggaaaacctggaatgtttccactttgacattaagaatgcattcacagagtcgcacttgaaggaagagatctttcttaagcaaccccaaggagtagaagtcaaaaaaggatacgtccttagagttctccgcagcttatacggactcaaacaggctgctcgcgactggaacttgttgataaagaaagaacttctggcatggggattcgtacaaagcctcgcagacccgtgcatgtttatccacaaagaaaaacaactccgtatcctcgtctacgttgatgacattgctgctgctgcaaaagatcgagctcaaattgattggttctacgagaagctttctggaagattcaacaccaagaacctgggggagattcataagatccttggagtacgagttacgcgagacagaaagcgccgcacaatctacctcgatcaagaacagtacctacacgcagtacttgacaagtttggaatgtctagcaaacaacacagagacaagaagattccatctgcagattacacttcatttaggccagccactgacaacgacacccgaatcgacatcactgaataccagcaagtgatagggagccttatgtttgctatggttcttacacgtccagacattgcattcaccctcggaaagctaagccaatacatgagcgatccagcagaacaccatggccatgcgttgaagaacctgctacgatatctaaggtcgacagtgacattgaagctacgctacggaccaggggagtacactcgcaatttgtcatctactctgatgctgactgggcaagcgacatggtag